The Kordia sp. SMS9 DNA window GGAAGAAACAAAATGCGTGTCGTTCGTAAAAAATGAACTACCTAAAAACTACATACTATTTTAATTTTGAAGATGAAATCATTCAAAAATTAGCAGCTTCCTATAAAGACAATACAAGTTCTGTCCAAGAAAAAGCGATTGCATTGTACAACAAAGTTCGTGACGATTGGAAATATGATCCGTACAGCATTAGTCTTTCAAAAGAGAACTTTCGCGCTAGCGTCATTGCTCAAAAATCAAGTGGAAACTGTGTTGAAAAATCAATTCTACTAATTGCCTGTTTAAGAGCTATAGAAATTCCTGCAAGACTGCATTTGGGAAAAGTAAAAAATCATATTGCTGTAGAACGACTTACAGAAAAATTTGGTTCAAACGAACTCACGCCACATGGAATGGTGAATGTTTTTTTAAACAATAAATGGTTAAAATTATCGCCCGCTTTTAATGCTTCTTTATGTAAAAAGTTCAAGGTTGCACCTTTGGAGTTTGATGGAGAAAACAATTCTTTTTTGCAACAATACAACAACCAAGGAAATCTATTCATGGAATATACAGACGATTATGGACATTTTGAAGATGTTCCGTTAGCATTCATGAAAAGAAATGTAAAAGAACATTATCCGCATATCTTTGACACCGATGAAAATATTACAGAATTTAAACTTTGAAACATTTTACGAATAACGTACTATGAAAAAAAGACAAATAGACATACTCTTTCTGCTATTATGTATAGCCTTATTATTTATACCCTTATGGGAAATGAGCTATAGATATCTTTGGGATTGGGATTTTGGAAATAAAGTCCATGGGAAAATAGAAAATTCAGGAATATTTAAAAATACTTGGGCAGCACTAACCAATGATAATGATTATATTCAAGTATACGGTTATCACATAAAATTTCCAGTGATATTTTTTGGAATACTGATACAATTCATACTCATATTCAAAAGAAAACTGATACAGCAAGCTGCTTCACTTTATGTAATAAGTATAATAGTATACGGAGTTAGTATGTATATATTTCTAGCAAGTTTTGACAGACACACAATGAACATAAATTTACAAATAGGATCGTTCTTGTTTTTTGCACTCATGATCATCGGAATCATTAAAGAAACGGTACGAATTAAAAAATAAAATTCAACTTCAAATCCCATAGTTTCAAACATTAAATCAATAAAATTCTTGTCAGTTTCAAAAAACATTTTATATTTGCGTATAATTAACGCAAAATAATATTCTTATGAATCCACTATTGCTGACAGACGGTTACAAACTCGGACACAAAGAACAATATCCGCAAGGAACCACAAAAGTATATTCAAACTGGACACCACGAAAAAGTAGAATTGAAAATATTGACAGCGTTGTCTTTTTTGGACTGCAATACTTCATCAAAGAATACCTTATCCAACAATTCAACACAGAATTCTTCCAACAACCAAAAGCAAAAGTCGTTACCGAATACAAAAAATATGTCGATCACTATTTAGGTGTCGATTACGATGTTTCACACATAGAAAATTTACACGATGTAGGCTACTTACCTATCGAAATTAAAGCGATACCCGAAGGAACCGAAGTTCCCATTCGTGTACCAATGTTTACGGTTGTCAACACACTTCCCGAATTTTTCTGGATTACAAATTACTTAGAAACACTCCTTTCCAATATCATTTGGCAACCGTGTACTTCAGCTACCATTGCAAAACAATACAAAACCATTTTAATGAAATACGGACAAGAAACCGATAAAGAAAATCGAGACTTTATCAACTGGCAAGGACACGATTTTTCCATGCGTGGTATGTCGGGAATAGAATCTTCAATTTTGAGCGGAATGGGACATGCACTGTCTTTTACAGGAAGTGACACGCTTCCCGTTACAATCAATTTGGAGAAATATTACAATACAGACGTCACCAAAGAATTGGTCATTGGAAGTGTCAACGCTACCGAACACAGCGTTATGTGTGCAGGAAGCAAAGACGACGAAATAGAAACTTTTAGACGTTTGTTAAGAACCTATCCAACAGGAATTCTCTCCGTTGTTTCAGATACGTGGGATTTGTGGAAAGTGCTTACCGAATATTTGCCACAACTGAAAGAAGAAATTCTAAACCGTGATGGAAAACTCGTCATTCGTCCCGATTCTGGAAATCCTGTCGATATTATCTGTGGATGCGAACACAAAAATAAAACGATTAGCAAAGGTGTTGTTGAAGTATTGTGGGAAGAATTTGGCGGAACGATCAATTCGCAAGGATACAAAGTATTGCATTCTAAAATTGGTGCTATTTACGGCGACAGTATCACGATAGACAGAGCAACCCAAATTTGTGAACGTTTGAAGCAAAAAGGGTTCGCTTCCACCAATGTGGTTTTGGGAATTGGAAGTTTTACCTATCAATACAACACACGTGATACATTTGGCTTTGCGATGAAAGCGACGTATGTAGAAATACACGGTGAAGGACATGCTATTTTTAAAGATCCAATTACAGATGATGGCACCAAAAAATCTGCAAAAGGGTTGATACAACTCTTTACCAAAAACGGAAAAATTACATTAAAAGATGAATGTTCTATTCAAGAAGAAAAAGAAGGCTTATTGACCACCGTTTTTAAAGATGGACAGCTATTGCGAGAACAATCACTACAAGAGATCAGAACCAATATCACGAAACCGACAAAAGATGTTAATTGTGAAAAAATAGCGACTATTGTAGATATTTAGTGGTACATTCGCGCACCATCCAAACCATCAAATCATGTCTATAAAAAATATTCGCTTAGAAGTCATGCAGACTATTGAAAAAGAAATCGATAGTTTCATGGAAAAATACCTAATTCCGCCAGAAAAAATATGGCAACCCACCGATTTTTTACCAAATTCTCAAGAAGATACGTTTTTTGATGAAGTGCATAAAATTCGTGAAGAAGCTAAAGAAATAGGATACGATTTATGGGTAGTTTTGGTGGGCGATACCATTACAGAAGAAGCATTACCAACCTACGAATCATGGTTGATGGATGTAGAAGGAATCAATCAACATGGAAATGACGGTAAAGATAATGGTTGGGCAAAATGGGTTCGTCATTGGACAGGAGAAGAAAATCGTCACGGCGATGTTTTAAATAAATATCTGTATTTATCTGGTCGTGTCAACATGCGCGAAATAGAAATTACAACACAACACATGATTAGTGATGGTTTTGATATTGGAACCGCAAACGATCCATATCGAAATTTTGTATACACCAGTTTCCAAGAATTAGCAACTAATATTTCACACAAGCGTGTGGGTCAACTCGCAAAAAAGCAAGGAAATGGATTGCTTGGAAAAATGTGTAATATGATTGCTGGTGACGAAATGAGACACCATTTGGCATATAGAGAATTTGTAAAAACGATTCTTAAGTACGATCCTAGCGAAATGATGTTGGCTTTTGAAGATATGATGCGTAAAAAAATCGTGATGCCAGCACAATTTGTCCGTGAATCGGGAGAAGCTATCGGAACTGCTTTTGAAAACTTTTCTAATGCTGCACAACGCATTGGCGTATATACAACACATGATTATATTGATATCCTACGAAAGTTAAATGCATATTGGGAAATTGATAAATTGAACGATTTAACAGATACCGCCAAAAAAGCACGTGATTACGTCATGAAATTACCAGATCGTATGGCGCGTATTGCGGATCGTGTGGCAATTCCAGAAGATATTACACGGTTTAAGTGGGTGGAAGCGAATGGAATGCTTTAGTTTTAGAGCGCTTCACTTCGACAAGCTCAGTGTGAACGCTGTTAGAAACTTTCAAAACAAATTAATAACAAAGAATCTCATGCTGAACTTTTAAGCTGAGTTTACCGAAGTTTGATCTAGCATTTTACATTTACAATTTATTAGATCGTCACTTAGAATGGTTTTTCTGCACATTGAGCGCAGTCGAAATGAAAGCAGATCTCGATACAAAAGCTCTTCGAAATTCCACTCGATCAGACGTTTGGAGAAAGTGATTAATCTTTCAATAAAAACATAAAAATCCGCTCTCGTAAGAAAGCGGATTTTTCAATTTTATATAATTCTATTGCTATTACAAATCAAACTTAATTCCTTGCGCTAATGGCAATTCAGTTGTATAGTTGATCGTATTGGTTTGTCTACGCATGTATATTTTCCAAGCATCAGATCCAGACTCGCGTCCGCCTCCTGTATCTTTTTCTCCACCAAAAGCGCCACCAATTTCTGCTCCAGACGTTCCAATATTTACATTGGCAATTCCACAATCAGATCCTGCAACAGATAAGAAACGTTCTGCTTCACGCAAATTGTTCGTCATCACCGCAGAAGATAAACCTTGCGCAACTCCATTTTGAACTTCAATGGCATTTTCAATAGTGCCACTATATTTTAGTAAGTATAAAACGGGTGCAAAGGTTTCATGCTGTACAATTTCAAAAGAATTATCAGCTTCCGCAATCGCAGGTTTTACATAACATCCACTTTCATAACCTTCACCTTCTAAAACACCACCTTCTACCACGATGTTTCCTCCTTCTGCAACTACTTTTTCCAAGGCAGCTTGGTATCCTTTTACCGCATCTTTGTCAATTAATGGGCCTACATGATTGTTTTCATCTAACGGATTACCAATACGCAATTGTCCATACGCAGCAACTACGGCATCTTTTACCGTATCGTATACAGATTCGTGAATAATCAATCTACGTGTAGAGGTACAACGTTGTCCTGCCGTTCCAACAGCTCCAAAAACAGCACCGATAACGGTCATTTTAATGTCTGCATCTGGCGTTACGATAATCGCATTGTTTCCACCTAATTCTAACAAAGACTTTCCTAAACGTCCTGCTACTTCTTTGGCAACAATTTTCCCCATTCGGGTAGATCCTGTCGCAGAAACTAACGGAATACGGGTATCTTTTGATAAAAATTCTCCCACTTTATAATCGCCATTTACCAAACAGCAAATTCCTTCTGGTAAGTTATTTTCTGCAAAAACCTCTGCAGCTATATTTTGACAAGCGACTCCACACATGGGAGTTTTTTCAGAAGGTTTCCACACACACACATCTCCACAGATCCAAGCCAACGCGGTATTCCACGCCCAAACAGCTACTGGGAAGTTAAATGCAGAAATAATTCCGACAACGCCTAATGGATGGTATTGTTCGTACATTCTGTGTCCTGGACGCTCCGAATGCATCGTAAGTCCGTGTAACTGACGTGATAATCCGACAGCGAAATCACAGATATCAATCATTTCTTGCACTTCTCCCAAACCTTCCTGGTATGATTTCCCCATTTCGTACGAAACCAATTTTCCAAGTGCTTCTTTTTTCTCTCTTAATTTTTCTCCAAACTGACGCACTACTTCTCCACGTTGTGGCGCTGGCATTGTTCTCCAAGTTTTAAAAGCGGAAGTGGCAGCTTCCATTACTTTTTCGTAATCTTCTTTTGTCGTCGATTTTACTTTTCCAATCAATTTTCCATCTACTGGAGAATACGATTCGATCAATTCTCCGTTTGAAAAATTGTTTGAACCTGTTGAAGTTCCTTCATTGATATCTTTTAAGCCTAGCGTGGCTAACGCTTCTTTGATTCCAAAATCAGTAGTCACTGCTCCCATTTATTTATAACTTTTTTTAGTTCTTTTGTTAAATTTCTGCGAAGATAGCACAATTCTATCAATCTTTTGTTGCACTAGGTGCGGTTTATCATTTCAATTCTAAGATGTTGTAATGGTATTCGGCACGAAGATATTTTTCATCTTTCTCAATATCTATTTTCAAGCTTTTCCGATGTTGATGCAATTGCAATCCTGTATTTTGTTCTTGTTTTATATTTACGATTTGGCTATATGTTGTTTCACTGTGTTGAATTAAGTTTTCTTTTAGTAAAAATGTATTTACATCAAAATAATACCACCAAATTGTATCACTATTTGGATACGTAACTTTAATGGCATGTGCGTTTGTTTTATCTTCCAATTGAACA harbors:
- a CDS encoding nicotinate phosphoribosyltransferase, with the protein product MNPLLLTDGYKLGHKEQYPQGTTKVYSNWTPRKSRIENIDSVVFFGLQYFIKEYLIQQFNTEFFQQPKAKVVTEYKKYVDHYLGVDYDVSHIENLHDVGYLPIEIKAIPEGTEVPIRVPMFTVVNTLPEFFWITNYLETLLSNIIWQPCTSATIAKQYKTILMKYGQETDKENRDFINWQGHDFSMRGMSGIESSILSGMGHALSFTGSDTLPVTINLEKYYNTDVTKELVIGSVNATEHSVMCAGSKDDEIETFRRLLRTYPTGILSVVSDTWDLWKVLTEYLPQLKEEILNRDGKLVIRPDSGNPVDIICGCEHKNKTISKGVVEVLWEEFGGTINSQGYKVLHSKIGAIYGDSITIDRATQICERLKQKGFASTNVVLGIGSFTYQYNTRDTFGFAMKATYVEIHGEGHAIFKDPITDDGTKKSAKGLIQLFTKNGKITLKDECSIQEEKEGLLTTVFKDGQLLREQSLQEIRTNITKPTKDVNCEKIATIVDI
- a CDS encoding acyl-ACP desaturase, with product MSIKNIRLEVMQTIEKEIDSFMEKYLIPPEKIWQPTDFLPNSQEDTFFDEVHKIREEAKEIGYDLWVVLVGDTITEEALPTYESWLMDVEGINQHGNDGKDNGWAKWVRHWTGEENRHGDVLNKYLYLSGRVNMREIEITTQHMISDGFDIGTANDPYRNFVYTSFQELATNISHKRVGQLAKKQGNGLLGKMCNMIAGDEMRHHLAYREFVKTILKYDPSEMMLAFEDMMRKKIVMPAQFVRESGEAIGTAFENFSNAAQRIGVYTTHDYIDILRKLNAYWEIDKLNDLTDTAKKARDYVMKLPDRMARIADRVAIPEDITRFKWVEANGML
- a CDS encoding transglutaminase family protein, whose translation is MNYLKTTYYFNFEDEIIQKLAASYKDNTSSVQEKAIALYNKVRDDWKYDPYSISLSKENFRASVIAQKSSGNCVEKSILLIACLRAIEIPARLHLGKVKNHIAVERLTEKFGSNELTPHGMVNVFLNNKWLKLSPAFNASLCKKFKVAPLEFDGENNSFLQQYNNQGNLFMEYTDDYGHFEDVPLAFMKRNVKEHYPHIFDTDENITEFKL
- a CDS encoding aldehyde dehydrogenase family protein; protein product: MGAVTTDFGIKEALATLGLKDINEGTSTGSNNFSNGELIESYSPVDGKLIGKVKSTTKEDYEKVMEAATSAFKTWRTMPAPQRGEVVRQFGEKLREKKEALGKLVSYEMGKSYQEGLGEVQEMIDICDFAVGLSRQLHGLTMHSERPGHRMYEQYHPLGVVGIISAFNFPVAVWAWNTALAWICGDVCVWKPSEKTPMCGVACQNIAAEVFAENNLPEGICCLVNGDYKVGEFLSKDTRIPLVSATGSTRMGKIVAKEVAGRLGKSLLELGGNNAIIVTPDADIKMTVIGAVFGAVGTAGQRCTSTRRLIIHESVYDTVKDAVVAAYGQLRIGNPLDENNHVGPLIDKDAVKGYQAALEKVVAEGGNIVVEGGVLEGEGYESGCYVKPAIAEADNSFEIVQHETFAPVLYLLKYSGTIENAIEVQNGVAQGLSSAVMTNNLREAERFLSVAGSDCGIANVNIGTSGAEIGGAFGGEKDTGGGRESGSDAWKIYMRRQTNTINYTTELPLAQGIKFDL